In one Streptomyces sp. T12 genomic region, the following are encoded:
- the ctaD gene encoding cytochrome c oxidase subunit I produces the protein MAVDSRTEPARATLPRPRGRLGRALLRWATTTDHKVIGNLYMTTAFGFFLLGGVLALLMRAELARPGLQLFSSDQYNQLFTVHGTVMMLLFATPLFAGFANAIMPLQIGSPDVAFPRLNALSYWLYLGGGLMVVAGFVVPGGAASFGWFAYAPLNSVVRTPGSGGDLWTMGLVVTGVSTTLGAVNFITTILCLRAPGMTMFRMPLFTWNVLFTSILILPAFPVLTAALFALEADRKFGAHIYDAANGGALLWQHLFWFFGHPEVYIVALPFFGIISEIIPVFSRKPLFGYVGLIGATIAITMLSAVVWAHHMFATGAVLLPFFSLMSFLIAVPTGVKFFNWIGTMRGGSLSFETPMLWACGFLVTFLLGGMSGVIIASPPLDFHLTDSYFIVAHLHYVLFGTVVFAMFGGFYFWWPKFTGKLLDERLGKIHFWTLFVGFQTTFLVQHWLGEQGMPRRYADYLTADGFTLLNTVSSIGAFLLGLSTLPFLYNVWRTAHYGTPVARNDPWGYGRSLEWATSCPPPRHNFTALPRIRTESPAFDLHHPDLARLDQRQQQ, from the coding sequence ATGGCGGTGGACAGCAGGACCGAGCCGGCGCGCGCTACGCTGCCCCGGCCGCGCGGGAGACTCGGCCGGGCGTTGCTGCGGTGGGCGACGACGACCGACCACAAGGTGATCGGCAACCTCTACATGACGACCGCCTTCGGCTTCTTCCTCCTCGGCGGCGTCCTCGCGCTGCTGATGCGGGCCGAACTCGCCCGCCCCGGGCTCCAGTTGTTCAGCAGCGACCAGTACAACCAGCTGTTCACGGTGCACGGCACGGTCATGATGCTGCTCTTCGCGACCCCGCTGTTCGCCGGGTTCGCCAACGCGATCATGCCGTTGCAGATCGGCTCCCCGGACGTGGCGTTCCCGCGGCTGAACGCCCTGTCGTACTGGCTGTACCTGGGCGGCGGCCTGATGGTCGTCGCGGGCTTCGTCGTACCCGGGGGAGCGGCGAGCTTCGGCTGGTTCGCCTACGCGCCCCTCAACAGCGTGGTGCGCACCCCCGGCTCGGGCGGTGACCTGTGGACCATGGGCCTGGTCGTGACCGGCGTGTCCACCACACTCGGCGCGGTCAACTTCATCACCACGATCCTGTGCCTGCGCGCCCCCGGCATGACCATGTTCCGGATGCCGCTGTTCACCTGGAACGTGCTGTTCACCTCGATCCTGATCCTGCCCGCGTTCCCCGTCCTGACGGCCGCCCTGTTCGCCCTGGAGGCGGACCGCAAGTTCGGGGCGCACATCTACGACGCGGCGAACGGCGGCGCGTTGCTGTGGCAGCACCTGTTCTGGTTCTTCGGCCACCCCGAGGTGTACATCGTCGCGCTGCCGTTCTTCGGGATCATCTCCGAGATCATCCCGGTGTTCAGCCGCAAGCCGCTCTTCGGCTACGTCGGCCTCATCGGCGCCACCATCGCCATCACCATGTTGTCCGCGGTGGTGTGGGCCCACCACATGTTCGCCACCGGCGCGGTGCTGCTGCCGTTCTTCTCGCTGATGTCCTTCCTCATCGCGGTGCCGACCGGGGTGAAGTTCTTCAACTGGATCGGCACGATGCGAGGCGGCTCCCTGTCCTTCGAGACACCCATGCTGTGGGCGTGCGGCTTCCTCGTGACGTTCCTGCTCGGCGGCATGAGCGGCGTCATCATCGCCTCCCCGCCGCTCGACTTCCACCTCACCGACTCGTACTTCATCGTCGCCCATCTGCACTACGTGCTGTTCGGCACGGTCGTCTTCGCGATGTTCGGGGGCTTCTACTTCTGGTGGCCGAAGTTCACCGGCAAGTTGCTCGACGAGCGCCTCGGCAAGATCCACTTCTGGACCCTCTTCGTCGGCTTCCAGACCACGTTCCTGGTCCAGCACTGGCTGGGCGAACAGGGCATGCCCCGCCGCTACGCCGACTACCTGACCGCGGACGGCTTCACGCTGCTCAACACGGTCAGCTCGATCGGCGCGTTCCTCCTCGGGCTGTCCACGCTCCCGTTCCTCTACAACGTCTGGCGCACCGCCCACTACGGAACACCGGTGGCCCGCAACGACCCCTGGGGATACGGCCGCTCCCTCGAATGGGCCACGTCCTGCCCGCCCCCGCGCCACAACTTCACGGCACTGCCCCGGATCCGCACCGAGTCCCCGGCGTTCGACCTGCACCACCCCGACCTCGCCCGCCTCGACCAAAGGCAGCAGCAGTGA
- a CDS encoding universal stress protein gives MNGPVVVGVDGSPSSMAAVQAAAREAGLRGVGLRLVHAFGWPAAHIPAGGRPWEPSGAGLRELIDGTLTKAEQRAHETAPGVEIEREVVVGDPVTVMEIESRTATLAVVGSRGHSRFGALLLGSTAGHLAAHAACPVLVVRGRPNPEGPVLLAVDGSPAARGAVEFAFALASLHGTDLVALHAWSTRTERAYEAPADPPFVTYDEDRLRDEEERVLAEALGGLRDTYPDVAVDRRLVRGRIRHTVIEASAEAGIVVVGARGRGGFAGLLLGSVSQAVLQHGHCPVVVVRSGER, from the coding sequence ATGAACGGCCCGGTTGTCGTAGGGGTGGACGGTTCGCCGTCGAGCATGGCGGCGGTGCAGGCCGCGGCGCGCGAGGCCGGGCTGCGGGGTGTGGGGCTCCGGCTGGTGCATGCCTTCGGCTGGCCGGCCGCGCACATACCGGCCGGGGGGCGGCCGTGGGAGCCGAGCGGCGCCGGGCTGCGCGAGCTGATCGACGGCACGCTCACCAAGGCGGAGCAGCGCGCTCACGAGACGGCGCCGGGCGTCGAGATCGAGCGCGAGGTCGTCGTCGGCGACCCGGTGACGGTGATGGAGATCGAATCGCGCACCGCGACCCTGGCCGTGGTCGGGAGCCGGGGCCACAGCCGGTTCGGCGCCCTGCTGCTCGGCTCCACCGCAGGTCATCTGGCCGCCCATGCCGCCTGCCCGGTGCTGGTGGTGCGCGGCAGGCCGAACCCGGAGGGGCCCGTCCTCCTGGCCGTCGACGGCTCGCCCGCGGCCCGGGGAGCCGTCGAGTTCGCCTTCGCCCTGGCCTCCCTGCACGGCACGGACCTGGTGGCGCTGCACGCCTGGAGCACCCGGACCGAACGCGCCTACGAGGCTCCCGCCGACCCGCCCTTCGTGACGTACGACGAGGACCGGCTGCGCGACGAGGAGGAGCGCGTGCTCGCCGAGGCGCTGGGCGGGCTGCGCGACACGTACCCCGACGTCGCCGTGGACCGCAGGCTGGTGCGCGGCCGGATCCGCCACACCGTCATCGAGGCCAGCGCCGAGGCCGGGATCGTCGTGGTCGGGGCACGCGGCCGGGGCGGGTTCGCCGGGCTGCTCCTGGGCTCGGTCAGCCAGGCCGTGCTCCAGCATGGGCACTGTCCGGTCGTCGTCGTGCGGTCCGGTGAGCGGTGA
- the ppk2 gene encoding polyphosphate kinase 2, with protein MAGDKAEKLPRKVYERELLRLQTELVKLQEWVREQDARLVVVFEGRDAAGKGGTIKRVTEHLNPRVAQIAALPKPTERERTQWYFQRYIEHLPAAGEIVLFDRSWYNRAGVEHVMGFCSKEEYQLFLRQCPLFERMLVEDGILLRKYWFSVSDEEQQDRFRRRLEDPLRRWKLSPMDMESITRWEDYSRAKDEMMVHTDITEAPWYVVESDDKRRARLNMIAHLLDSLPYQDVSPPVPDLPERPGSTGYQRPPRDLQNYVPDHAANL; from the coding sequence ATGGCCGGCGACAAGGCGGAGAAACTGCCGCGCAAGGTGTACGAGAGGGAACTGCTGCGCCTGCAGACGGAGTTGGTGAAGCTGCAGGAGTGGGTGCGTGAGCAGGACGCCAGGCTGGTGGTCGTCTTCGAGGGGCGGGACGCGGCGGGCAAGGGTGGCACCATCAAGCGGGTCACGGAGCATCTCAACCCGCGGGTGGCACAAATCGCGGCCCTGCCCAAGCCGACCGAGCGCGAGCGCACGCAGTGGTACTTCCAGCGGTACATCGAGCATCTGCCGGCCGCCGGGGAGATCGTGCTGTTCGACCGCAGCTGGTACAACCGGGCCGGTGTCGAGCACGTCATGGGCTTCTGCAGCAAGGAGGAGTACCAGCTCTTCCTGCGCCAGTGCCCCCTCTTCGAGCGGATGCTGGTGGAGGACGGGATCCTGCTGCGCAAGTACTGGTTCTCGGTGAGCGACGAGGAGCAGCAGGACCGCTTCCGGCGCCGCCTGGAGGATCCCCTGCGGCGCTGGAAGCTGTCCCCGATGGACATGGAGTCGATCACCCGCTGGGAGGACTACTCCCGGGCCAAGGACGAGATGATGGTGCACACCGACATCACCGAGGCGCCCTGGTACGTGGTCGAGAGCGACGACAAGCGCCGGGCCCGGCTGAACATGATCGCCCACCTGCTGGACTCCCTGCCGTACCAGGACGTGTCCCCGCCGGTCCCGGACCTGCCCGAACGGCCGGGGTCGACCGGCTACCAGCGGCCCCCGCGCGATCTGCAGAACTACGTCCCGGACCACGCGGCGAACCTCTGA
- a CDS encoding glycoside hydrolase family 65 protein, which translates to MTDDRSSQAEAAGWSWEYEGYRPADERLRESLCTLGNGYFATRGVLPECAADEVHYPGTYVAGIYNRLTSDVAGRRVENEDMVNVPNWLPLRFRLPDGHWIVPDTATVLDHRQLLHLSSGMLERWTRYGLGGDRALTVRQQRIVHMADPHLAALRTEFTAEGFSGPLEVEAALDGSVTNSGVARYRDLDGRHLTHVHTGTAAPDTVWLSCRTRTSYIGIGIAARLTTDTPATIRHERPYAIQRLTLDMVPGHTVTVDKTVALHTSHDPAISDPLHAAVDRVGRAPGFDALVASHRTAWGQLWRRAELDVPGESGRILRLHLFHVLQTLSPHTADLDVGVPARGLHGEAYRGHVFWDELFVLPFLNLHFPEVSRALLRHRHRRLEQACTSARRAGRRGAMYPWQSGSDGREETQQLHVNPRSGRWLPDHSRLQHHVGSAIAYNVWQYCEASGDMEFLHTKGAEMLLQIARFWADKAVYDDSLGRHRIKGVVGPDEYHESYPGAEAPGLDDNAYTNVTAAWVLTRTMELLDTLPEPRRRELVERTGLDAGELDRWEDVSRTLHVPFHDDVISQFAGYADLAELDWNGYRGKYGDIRRLDRILEAEGDTVNRYKASKQADVLMLGYLFAPAELGGLFHRLGVRLDEDTWRRTLDYYIHRTSHGSTLSGLVHGWVLARCRRSDAWKFCQEALQGDIADVQGGTTGEGIHLGAMAGTLDLVQRGLTGLETRGGALWLDPVPLPELSSYGFALRYQGNWGVRLRLERGLLEIAVPSSDASPIDVRLPGLEVSLQPGETGRLVLPD; encoded by the coding sequence GTGACGGACGACCGGAGCTCGCAGGCCGAGGCAGCGGGCTGGAGCTGGGAGTACGAGGGCTACAGGCCCGCCGACGAACGCCTTCGGGAGTCGCTGTGCACGCTCGGCAACGGCTACTTCGCCACGCGGGGCGTGCTTCCCGAGTGCGCCGCCGACGAGGTCCACTATCCGGGGACGTATGTGGCCGGCATCTACAACCGGCTCACTTCCGATGTCGCGGGCCGCCGTGTGGAGAACGAGGACATGGTCAACGTCCCGAACTGGCTGCCTCTGCGCTTCCGGCTCCCCGACGGGCACTGGATCGTCCCCGACACCGCGACCGTGCTCGACCACCGGCAGCTGCTGCACCTGTCCTCGGGGATGCTGGAGCGCTGGACCCGGTACGGACTCGGCGGGGACCGGGCGTTGACAGTGCGTCAGCAGCGGATCGTGCATATGGCCGACCCGCATCTGGCCGCTCTGCGCACCGAGTTCACGGCCGAGGGGTTCTCCGGTCCGCTCGAGGTGGAGGCGGCCCTGGACGGCTCGGTCACCAACTCCGGCGTCGCGCGCTACCGGGACCTCGACGGCCGCCATCTGACCCACGTCCACACCGGCACCGCCGCCCCGGACACGGTCTGGCTGAGCTGCCGCACCCGCACCTCCTACATCGGGATCGGCATCGCGGCCCGGCTGACCACCGACACGCCCGCCACGATCCGTCACGAACGGCCGTACGCCATCCAGCGGCTGACGCTCGACATGGTCCCCGGCCACACCGTCACCGTCGACAAGACCGTCGCCCTGCACACCTCCCACGACCCGGCCATCAGCGACCCGCTGCACGCCGCCGTCGACCGGGTGGGCCGGGCCCCCGGCTTCGACGCGCTGGTCGCGTCGCACCGCACCGCCTGGGGCCAGCTCTGGCGCCGTGCCGAACTCGACGTCCCCGGCGAGTCGGGCCGCATCCTGCGGCTGCACCTCTTCCACGTCCTGCAGACCCTCTCCCCGCACACCGCCGACCTCGACGTCGGCGTGCCCGCCCGGGGACTGCACGGCGAGGCCTACCGCGGCCACGTCTTCTGGGACGAGCTGTTCGTCCTGCCCTTCCTCAACCTGCACTTCCCGGAGGTCTCCCGCGCCCTGCTCCGCCACCGCCACCGCCGCCTCGAACAGGCCTGCACCAGCGCCAGGCGAGCGGGCCGCCGCGGGGCGATGTACCCGTGGCAGAGCGGCAGCGACGGACGCGAGGAGACCCAGCAGCTGCATGTCAACCCGCGCTCGGGGCGCTGGCTGCCCGACCACTCGCGGCTCCAGCACCATGTCGGGTCGGCGATCGCGTACAACGTGTGGCAGTACTGCGAGGCGAGCGGCGACATGGAGTTCCTGCACACCAAGGGCGCTGAGATGCTGTTGCAGATCGCCCGCTTCTGGGCGGACAAGGCGGTCTACGACGACAGCCTGGGCCGCCACCGCATCAAGGGCGTGGTCGGCCCCGACGAGTACCACGAGTCCTACCCGGGTGCCGAGGCGCCCGGCCTCGACGACAACGCGTACACCAACGTCACGGCCGCCTGGGTGCTCACCCGCACCATGGAGCTGCTGGACACGCTGCCCGAGCCGCGCCGTCGCGAACTCGTCGAACGCACCGGCCTGGACGCCGGCGAACTCGACCGGTGGGAGGACGTCTCGCGCACCCTCCACGTCCCCTTCCACGACGACGTCATCAGCCAGTTCGCCGGCTACGCCGACCTCGCCGAACTCGACTGGAACGGCTACCGCGGCAAGTACGGCGACATCCGGCGGCTGGACCGGATCCTGGAGGCGGAGGGCGACACCGTCAACCGCTACAAGGCCTCCAAACAGGCCGACGTCCTGATGCTCGGCTACCTCTTCGCGCCCGCGGAACTGGGGGGCCTCTTCCACCGGTTGGGGGTGCGGCTGGACGAGGACACCTGGCGGCGCACCCTCGACTACTACATCCACCGCACCAGCCACGGCTCCACCCTCAGCGGCCTGGTCCACGGCTGGGTACTGGCCCGGTGCCGACGCAGCGACGCGTGGAAGTTCTGCCAGGAGGCCCTCCAGGGCGACATCGCCGACGTCCAGGGCGGCACCACCGGCGAGGGCATCCACCTCGGCGCGATGGCCGGCACCCTCGACCTCGTCCAGCGCGGGCTGACCGGCCTGGAGACCCGGGGCGGCGCCCTGTGGCTCGACCCCGTGCCGCTGCCCGAGCTGTCCTCGTACGGCTTCGCCCTGCGCTACCAGGGCAACTGGGGCGTACGCCTGCGCCTGGAACGCGGACTGCTGGAGATCGCGGTCCCGTCCTCCGACGCCTCCCCGATCGACGTACGGCTGCCGGGGCTGGAGGTGTCCCTGCAGCCGGGGGAGACGGGACGACTCGTCCTTCCGGACTGA
- a CDS encoding cytochrome c oxidase subunit 4 translates to MKTEARLFIGVAGFFLVTAVGYGWRSKEPAGTAVLTIAFLMAALVAFFLHMQYRRRGLRAQDRPDAEVADTAGPLHFFAPRSPWPITTALGSVLAALGVVYGLWLFLLGIGVLGHGVFGMVFQYAGRGAQRSSSSADDARSSSAR, encoded by the coding sequence GTGAAGACCGAGGCCCGTCTGTTCATCGGCGTGGCGGGGTTCTTCCTCGTCACCGCGGTCGGCTACGGCTGGCGTTCCAAGGAACCCGCCGGTACCGCCGTCCTGACCATCGCCTTCCTGATGGCCGCCCTCGTCGCGTTCTTCCTGCACATGCAGTACCGCAGACGGGGCCTGAGAGCGCAGGACCGCCCGGACGCCGAAGTCGCCGACACCGCGGGCCCGCTCCACTTCTTCGCGCCGCGCAGCCCCTGGCCCATCACGACCGCACTGGGCTCCGTCCTGGCGGCGCTCGGCGTCGTCTACGGCCTGTGGCTGTTCCTGCTGGGCATCGGTGTGCTCGGGCACGGGGTGTTCGGCATGGTGTTCCAGTACGCGGGCCGGGGCGCTCAGCGCTCCAGCTCGTCCGCCGACGACGCCCGATCCTCCTCGGCGCGGTAG